The Candidatus Poribacteria bacterium nucleotide sequence CACATCAAGATTATAGGTACCAACTTGAAACTGGATACTTGCTTGCCAAAATCGATCATCCAGCCGCCAAAGTGTTCTCTTATGAAGAGCTTAGGGATAAAAATGGCACACCTCTCCTAACGATGGATGTCAAACGCAATGTGGAAACGATGGATGTCAAACGCGATACAAACTTACATCTCCACCCGATTGTCGCAGGCTATCGTGTCGCCATCTGCAATTTACATCTCCATACACATCATTTTCCGCACAATACCCACGCTCCCGGCACGTATATAGGATGGGTGCATACCGCTCCCAAATATCGTCGAAGGGGATTGTCGCGGTGGGTATTCGGGGCATCAATGTCGCATGAACTGGTCCGCCGGTACTCTTGTGTCTCTCTTCACACTGGCACGCGCAACACTGCCCATGGGATGTACAGGAGTTTTGGGTTCGTTGATGGGTTAGTGGGACGGGAATTCACCAAAGCGTTGCGGCACGAACAGACAAAAGTGGTCGAGGGCGCAGTTGTCCGTCCTTACACGCTTGGGGATGAAGTTGAGATGGCAAGGGTTCTCAAGGCATTTTATGCCGACCGGGTGGAACGCAGACCGAGACGCGTCGAAAGACACAGAACGTCGGAAACTCGGTTGATTTATCTCGCCGAGAAAGATGGGGAGCTGCTTGGGTATGTGCAAGCGCAATGCGAGAAGGAAAAGAATGTCTCAATCTCCGAATTCTGTCTTAAACCACAACCTTCCGAAAATTCCACACACCCGGAAGGTTTCCTTGAGGAGGTCGGTGCTGCACTGCTCTGCGCGTTGCATAACGAACTGGTGAAGCGTGAATATAAACGGATTCGCTACTATCCGGAAGCAGAAGGCGACGCGGATCACATCAAAACGCTGTTTCACAACTTTGGGTACACATCGGAAGCAGATTGGGTATGGATGTTCAAGATTATCAATCTGCCGATGCTACTTGGTGAACTTTCACCATTACTTTCAAAACGACTGAACGAGAGCGATGATTACAAGGGTTGGCAAGGAACAATCAGTATCAAAGGATCGGAACATCGGGCAAGTCTTATCATCAAAGACAGTGAAATTCGCGTATCGGCGGAGGTCTCAGCAGATACTGGGCTTTGCCTCTCCACAGACGATGATACGCTCACTCAGTTCATTTTGGGAGCCGTCACACCCTACGAAGCATATCTACAGAACCAATTACACATTGCGCCGACAGTTAACGATTCGGTAATAGGTCTGTTGGGGACGCTTTTCCCTTCACACCGACGATAATAGAATAGTTGTCAGCAGTCAGCAAAGAAGTTAACGACCGATGGTTTCCGATACACTGACAGCCAATTGCTGATAGCCGATAGCCATTTAGAAACCCATCATTGCTCGCACAAACGTTGTAGTACTGGTTGTCCGTTCAAACAAATGGGTGGTTCTCCGGTAACCTGCCAGAATGACGATGTAGAAGCCGAGCCATTTGCCTCTGTTGATGGCTTGGACCCCAAGAATACGGGTTCGCAAGTCAGGGCGGTAGAGGTTTGGAACGTCAGTGTCATCTGAGAAATTTTGTAGATAGTTCTTGAAGTTTTTATCCCGGTTGGAAAACTTCCGATATTGGAATCCCCCAATGATATTTAATCTCGGTGTAAACTGATAATCAAGACGCACACCAAGAATATCCTCTCGGCTTCGACGATTGAATCGCAAATATTCCACCGGTTCAGCATCGGTTGGGAGAAACAGGTCGGGAGGGCGAATGCGCGTATGGCATTCGCCAAGATGTTTTTGGAATTTCCTCGGCACTTCAGTCAAGAAATTTATGATGCTTTCAAATCGCTTCATTTCCGAATAAGCATTTTACGGGTTGTTGAATAGTCGCCAGCATGAATCGTGTAGAGATAGACGCCGCTGCTCACAGGTTCTCCCACTTGATTACGTCCATCCCAATAGATTGCTTGTGCCTGTGAAGAATAGTCGCCTGCAGGCACCGTCCCCAGAGGTAAGCGACGCACCAATTGACCTGCGGAATTATGAATATAGATCGTGACGCGGCTTTCATTTGCGAGTTGAAAGGGGATCCAGGTTTCTGGATTGAAGGGGTTGGGAAAGTTTTGTAGAAGTTGATTCCGTTTCACTGCTCCCAACGTCACAATTCGCTTGCCGTGTGGTGTAACAACAGTCTTTGAAGGTAGGAGTGCCTTTGCATCCCAAATCTGGATTTGTCCTGTATCGGCATACGAAAGGAGTATAGAGCCATCTCGACTGATGGCAAGCGGATCTGGAATAGGTGAGTGCTCAATCGGTGTTTCTGTTTTCCAATCCCAGATTTGGAGGTTGCGATCTTGACTGGCGAAAAGATAACGCCCTTCTGGGGTAAAGTGCGCTGGAAATCCTGCCGCCACTGTTTTTAGAAGTTGGGGACCGTCCGGCAGAAGTCTCCATATTTGCGTCTCTTGGGTTCTCGGAACTGCCAGCAGAAGCGAATCATCGGTATCAGATCCAAAAGCGAGTCTTGACTGGCTGGAGAGTTCTGGCACCTGCCATGCGTATTGGAAAACGAAGGTGTCTCCCTCACGTTTCCACAACAGCACCCAATCCTGGTTGTCATCTGTGCGAGTGGAAGCTGCTAAATATTCGTCGTTTTCACTGAAAGTGAACAGTGAACTGATATCAATATCGGGGTCGCCTTTTGTGGTGGGTCTCTGAGGTTTTTCTGGTTTTTCGAGATCGAAGAGGAAAATTGACTTGAATCCCCGCGCGGCGACCCATCTTCCTGTTGAACTGAAAGCGATATCAGAATACCCAGAACTATACGAAAATTGGGTCTCAACTTTGCCGGTCTGGAGGTTGCGGACCTCAATCCACGGATCGCGACCGATAGCGAGTTTCTGTCCGTCGGGAGATATTGCGGATTCTCGGAAAAGACCTCGTTCGGCAGAAACAAGTAATTGCATCTGTTGTGAAGGGATATCCCATGTCTTAATAAAGTATGGAGTGACCGAAACAAAAGTCTGACCGTTAGCACTCAACGCATCATTCCAGCTATGGACGAAATCAGCCCAGACGTTCAATGGTTGCTTGCTTTCGATACTCCACAACACAACAGCATCCCAGTAGTGCAGAAGCATAGTTTTCCCTTCTGGTGAAAGTGCTGCTGCCTTCAAGAAGTAAAAATCGTCGCCGAACGCATCAAGTTGTTTTCCAGACGCAACATCCCAGACGCGGACTTGGTCATCCCAGCCTTGCCAAGGTTCGCCGCCAGACCGGTTCAATGTACCCGTCTGAACCGCAACGTACAGGTGTCGACTGTTTGGACTAAACACCACATCAGAAATTCTGCTGATACCACTTTCTTCTTGCCATAAGAGCTGCTGCGTGTCTATATCCCAAACGTAAACATCATTCCAGTCTTTTTCATACGTTGCGAGGAGTGTTCCATCGGGACTAATAACCGCATCCTCGACCCAGTTCCCGGTGTGTCCTTCAAAATGCCCTTCCAAGCGGCGCGTTGTGACGTTCCACAATTCGAGGTCTGGACGCGCTGAGGCGACGATGAGATAGCGACCATCTGGTGTAAATACTGAAGCCTGATCTCGTGGAAAGAATGAGCAAGTTCTGCCGCCGCTGCTGAAATGGCATTGCTCCCATGGACGGCGTTGACCGATCATTTTTCCTCTAAATGCTCCGATTTCCCAGTTCCATAGATGAATTTCGTCGTTGAAAGAGACGGCAAACAGTGACCCTATTGGACTGAATGTAGCAACCTCTATCCGGGCAGGAATCTCCCATTCGGATACCTGCTCACGGACGATGGTATCCCAAATGTTTAGGGTCGTTATCTTTGAATCAGGGGAAAAATTCAGGATCGCCAGATGTTCGGCTGTTGGACTGAACACGACATCGCTAACATAAGCTCGCTCGCCGAATTCGTCAATGATGGCTCCGGTATCTGCATCGATTATCTGAATGTGTGATAGGACGGCGCGCAAGATGTTTCCATGGGGGAGAAAAGCGTGATGTTCTGGAAAGGGTTGCCCAATTGTGCCGATAGGTTCGATCGCAAGCACAACGTGGGGCGTACAGATAATGCTAATCAGGGCAATATAGACTTGCAAACTTCTTCTTACGAGGGTGATGCGCGTTTTCATGAGAAACCTCCAAGTCCTTGGGTGATGGTGTGAATAGATGAGGGAAATTCATAAAAAATACACGATGGTTCAGATGGCGATTTAGGCTCGTCTTAGAACGGTTTACCGCTTGAGATGTCCCCATGTGGTTACGAGTTTTTTCTCTGCGTCAACGGTTAACCCATCGATAACCCCGCTTCTCCAGAGATGATGTCCATTCCCAGATGCATCTTTGAAACGGCTTAATTGCGGCGGTTCATCGAAGTGCCAGAGGGAAATCGTATGTTTATCGACCTCGAACTTCCCTTTCGGTACC carries:
- a CDS encoding T9SS type A sorting domain-containing protein: MKTRITLVRRSLQVYIALISIICTPHVVLAIEPIGTIGQPFPEHHAFLPHGNILRAVLSHIQIIDADTGAIIDEFGERAYVSDVVFSPTAEHLAILNFSPDSKITTLNIWDTIVREQVSEWEIPARIEVATFSPIGSLFAVSFNDEIHLWNWEIGAFRGKMIGQRRPWEQCHFSSGGRTCSFFPRDQASVFTPDGRYLIVASARPDLELWNVTTRRLEGHFEGHTGNWVEDAVISPDGTLLATYEKDWNDVYVWDIDTQQLLWQEESGISRISDVVFSPNSRHLYVAVQTGTLNRSGGEPWQGWDDQVRVWDVASGKQLDAFGDDFYFLKAAALSPEGKTMLLHYWDAVVLWSIESKQPLNVWADFVHSWNDALSANGQTFVSVTPYFIKTWDIPSQQMQLLVSAERGLFRESAISPDGQKLAIGRDPWIEVRNLQTGKVETQFSYSSGYSDIAFSSTGRWVAARGFKSIFLFDLEKPEKPQRPTTKGDPDIDISSLFTFSENDEYLAASTRTDDNQDWVLLWKREGDTFVFQYAWQVPELSSQSRLAFGSDTDDSLLLAVPRTQETQIWRLLPDGPQLLKTVAAGFPAHFTPEGRYLFASQDRNLQIWDWKTETPIEHSPIPDPLAISRDGSILLSYADTGQIQIWDAKALLPSKTVVTPHGKRIVTLGAVKRNQLLQNFPNPFNPETWIPFQLANESRVTIYIHNSAGQLVRRLPLGTVPAGDYSSQAQAIYWDGRNQVGEPVSSGVYLYTIHAGDYSTTRKMLIRK